From Watersipora subatra chromosome 2, tzWatSuba1.1, whole genome shotgun sequence, one genomic window encodes:
- the LOC137388057 gene encoding uncharacterized protein has protein sequence MKSSLPPLLPPTPDRATPVIMIAVYHWPYNKHKLESEYYRMAYLWSSAVLARSSRAYPKTEGQLFEAFYLELRQKAQKCQFGYVESDLIRDRIVLGIHEDCTRKKLIALGNNLTLEEAVKICRSQELAARAMKDISSQALTSDLPTKPVKAVFRSSRRQKPAHVSKPSVGKSGTCGYCGGTTHPRSQCPARSDRCKECIKGGHWGKACRSAIYSKRVNLAETESDGPAEETLFCEDLKIDSVHNHPGWSATIEIDKTPVKFKLDSGADASVMKITEPMVQRVNLDQARSRLRGPGNHSINCLGTFTACFRYGRKSTNETIYVIANQNTNLLSREACKNLGLLTCNVYQVETDIETIYQQYPTAVVPNLFFAFTPLQNFQIQIPPGKSEV, from the exons ATGAAATCTTCCCTGCCACCCCTTCTCCCTCCTACTCCAGACCGGGCCACACCTGTCATTATG ATTGCTGTATACCACTGGCCATACAACAAGCATAAGCTTGAGAGTGAATATTATAGAATGGCATATCTATGGTCCAGTGCAGTACTTGCGAGAAGTAGTAGGGCCTACCCCAAG ACTGAAGGACAGTTATTTGAGGCATTTTATCTTGAGTTGCGCCAAAAGGCTCAGAAGTGCCAATTCGGTTATGTAGAATCAGACCTCATCCGCGACAGGATTGTTCTAGGCATCCACGAAGACTGTACTAGGAAAAAGCTGATAGCCTTGGGGAATAATCTCACACTGGAAGAGGCCGTAAAAATCTGCAGATCACAAGAATTGGCTGCCAGGGCGATGAAAGATATCAGTTCTCAAGCACTCACCTCTGATTTGCCAACTAAACCAGTCAAGGCCGTCTTCCGGTCATCACGACGACAAAAACCAGCCCATGTCAGTAAACCAAGTGTTGGCAAGTCAGGCACATGTGGCTACTGTGGAGGAACAACACATCCAAGGTCTCAATGCCCAGCTCGGTCAGATAGGTGCAAGGAATGCATCAAAGGTGGCCACTGGGGAAAGGCTTGCAGATCAGCGATCTATTCCAAGCGAGTCAATTTGGCTGAAACAGAGTCTGATGGCCCTGCCGAAGAAACTCTGTTCTGCGAGGACCTCAAGATTGATAGTGTCCACAACCATCCAGGATGGTCCGCTACTATAGAAATTGATAAGACACCAGTAAAATTCAAGCTCGATTCTGGTGCAGATGCTTCAGTTATGAAAATTACGGAACCCATGGTTCAGAGGGTCAATCTAGACCAAGCCCGGTCTCGTCTTCGTGGTCCTGGAAATCACAGCATTAATTGCTTAGGAACTTTTACAGCATGCTTCAGATATGGCAGAAAATCTACCAACGAGACTATATATGTGATAGCTAATCAGAACACCAACCTACTGAGTAGGGAGGCCTGCAAAAACCTTGGGCTGCTAACATGCAATGTGTACCAGGTTGAGACAGACATAGAGACAATATATCAGCAATACCCTACAGCAGTGGTTCCTAaccttttttttgcttttacccctttgcaaaattttcaaatacaaattccCCCTGGAAAAAGTGAAGTGTGA
- the LOC137387307 gene encoding zinc finger protein 846-like — protein sequence MCSGSFAHRSHLTVHMRTHTGEKPFKCKICSSSFARSTGLTTHMRTHTGEKPFKCKICSSSFACHGTLRKHMGTHTGEKPFQCKICSNSFTRNVSLKAHVRTHTGEKPFRCKICSNSFTRNDSLKAHVRTHTGEKPFKCKICSSSFTQSTGLTTHMRTHTGEKPFNCKICSRSFACRRSLTKHMQSHTGEKPF from the coding sequence ATGTGCAGTGGTAGCTTTGCTCACCGCAGTCATCTAACAGTtcacatgaggactcacactggagaaaaaccattcAAATGCAAGATTTGCAGTAGTAGCTTTGCTCGAAGCACTGGTCTAACAACtcacatgaggactcatactggagagaaacCATTCAAATGTAAGATCTGCAGTAGTAGCTTTGCTTGTCACGGTACTCTAAGAAAACACATGGgaactcatactggagagaagccattccaATGCAAGATTTGCAGTAATAGCTTTACTCGAAACGTTAGTCTAAAAGCTCATGTGAgaactcatactggagagaaacCATTTCGATGCAAGATTTGCAGTAATAGCTTTACTCGAAACGATAGTCTAAAAGCTCATgtgaggactcatactggagaaaaaccattcAAATGCAAGATTTGCAGTAGTAGCTTTACTCAAAGCACTGGTCTAACAACtcacatgaggactcatactggagagaaacCATTCAATTGTAAGATCTGCAGTAGGAGCTTTGCTTGTCGCCGTAGTCTAACAAAACACATGCAGtctcatactggagagaagccattctAA